The genomic interval ATCACTTGTACGTCGTGGCCTTGTTCAAATCCTCGTGTACCACCAGGTAAAACAATCATGGCGTTACTATGGGCAATAGATACGACTGCACCTGACTTGTTAAAACCTGATGGACGTACTGTCGCTTCACGTCCTGTGAGTACTACATTGGCACGAATAAAACGAGTAAATGGATTTGCCTTTTTAAAGTCTTCCATCAACGTCGCACGCACCATACTTGGATAACATTTTTCAGCATGCATCATATGGTACATCGCTGGTTTAACGAATAATTCAAAGCCAGAATAACAAGCTGAAGGATTTCCCGACAAGCCGAATAAATATTTGCCTTCTGATACCGCGACAGTCGTTACACTACCTGGTCTCATCGCTACTTTATTAAACAACACTTCTGCTTCTAATGCTTGATAAATATCTGGTAAATAATCAAAATCTCCTACCGACACGCCACCTGTTGTTATGACAATATCGTGCTCGGCAAATGCTTTTTTGACGACAGTTAAACTACTGTCAAAGTCGTCTTGTTGAATTTTATATAGTTCAGCTTCTATGCGTTCTTTACGTAATAATGCAGCAATCATCGGACCATTTGAATTACGAATTTTCCCTGGTTCTAACGGTGCATCAATATCTACAAGTTCGCTGCCCGTCGCAATAATCGCTACTGTCGGTTTTTGAAATACAGGGACATC from Staphylococcus sp. MI 10-1553 carries:
- a CDS encoding molybdopterin molybdotransferase MoeA, with the translated sequence MPVEKRHPIPVSEAIQRVMKQAIGMKKTTVNIYESEGYILAEDIVATYDIPRFDKSPYDGFAVRSVDTVGASSDNRIPFEVVDHIGAGSVSTKQLEAGQAVRIMTGAEMPQGADAVVMLEQTVETAEGFTIRKPFESLENVSLKGEETATGDVVLTKGQRINAGVVAVLATFGYVDVPVFQKPTVAIIATGSELVDIDAPLEPGKIRNSNGPMIAALLRKERIEAELYKIQQDDFDSSLTVVKKAFAEHDIVITTGGVSVGDFDYLPDIYQALEAEVLFNKVAMRPGSVTTVAVSEGKYLFGLSGNPSACYSGFELFVKPAMYHMMHAEKCYPSMVRATLMEDFKKANPFTRFIRANVVLTGREATVRPSGFNKSGAVVSIAHSNAMIVLPGGTRGFEQGHDVQVILTSSEAYQRESSL